From Gimesia panareensis, the proteins below share one genomic window:
- the feoB gene encoding ferrous iron transport protein B, with the protein MINSPAAPQKKMTIAIIGNPNTGKSTLFNLLSGGHAHIGNFPGVTVEKKVGHVRWEGRELDLVDLPGTYSLAPRSIDEMLAVDVLLGRQKEVDQPDAIICIADASNLERNLYLFSQILDLTIPVILVLNMCDLARSRGIQIDAEGLSQKLNVPIVCTEAHHGVGISALKEAILQIEPGCRHQAQQLFPESFYTERKLLQDKLQTDEKQSPPDFLVDRLLLDVGGYVESYFEHHAQNGLIDHLHEARTRLKESGCAVPAMEARLRYAWAREQLNGVLTHPDDHQETTSDKIDRWLTHPVLGFLFFFVLMFFVFQSVFTWAGPAMDYVESGQGVVEEAAQALVGPGPLRSLLVDGVIAGVGGVLIFLPQIVILYFFIAVLEDSGYMARAAYIMDRLMRSLGLSGKSFIPLMSSFACAVPGIMATRVIENRHERLTTILVAPLMSCSARWPVYTLFIAAFIPNIVYFSIAGSPLVSLQGVVLFAMSSIGALIAIPVAWFLKRICFKGEVAPFVMELPGYKWPSPRHVFYRVYNRAKSFVVKAGTLIFATSILIWAAGYFPGDHTEQFKVETRLEAIDTEIGEIETQLASAEELEPAALKGLEGQQAELSAEQEVLAEKQNQISSELVENSFLGQAGHFIAPVVKPLGWDWKIGVGVIASFPAREVIISTLGTIYSLGGDVGEDDEGLIGSIRSATWPDGSKVFNIPVAVSIMVFFALCAQCAATLMVMRRETNSWFWPVVSFTYMTTLAYLGALLSYQVGMLLI; encoded by the coding sequence ATGATCAACTCTCCTGCCGCACCACAAAAGAAAATGACAATTGCCATTATCGGCAATCCAAACACAGGAAAGAGCACCCTGTTTAACCTGCTCTCCGGTGGGCATGCCCATATTGGAAACTTTCCCGGGGTGACTGTTGAGAAGAAGGTTGGACACGTTCGCTGGGAAGGGCGTGAACTGGATCTGGTGGATCTGCCCGGGACCTACAGTCTGGCCCCCCGTTCCATCGACGAGATGCTGGCTGTGGATGTGCTGCTGGGGCGACAGAAAGAGGTCGACCAGCCGGACGCGATTATCTGTATTGCCGATGCTTCCAATCTGGAACGCAACCTGTACCTGTTCAGCCAAATTCTGGATCTGACGATTCCTGTCATTCTGGTACTCAATATGTGCGATCTGGCCCGGTCGCGGGGAATTCAGATCGATGCAGAAGGATTATCGCAAAAGTTAAATGTTCCCATTGTTTGCACGGAAGCGCATCACGGTGTGGGAATCTCTGCCTTGAAAGAGGCGATTTTGCAGATCGAGCCAGGTTGTCGTCACCAGGCACAGCAGCTGTTTCCCGAGAGTTTTTATACCGAACGGAAGTTGCTGCAGGACAAGCTGCAGACAGATGAGAAGCAGTCGCCTCCGGATTTTCTGGTGGATCGTCTGCTACTGGACGTGGGTGGTTATGTGGAATCTTATTTTGAGCACCATGCCCAGAATGGATTGATTGATCATCTGCACGAGGCGCGGACCCGGCTCAAAGAATCCGGCTGTGCCGTTCCCGCCATGGAAGCCCGGCTGCGATATGCCTGGGCGCGGGAGCAACTGAATGGAGTGTTAACTCATCCGGATGATCACCAGGAGACGACTTCGGATAAGATTGATCGCTGGCTGACACATCCTGTATTAGGCTTCCTGTTTTTTTTCGTCCTGATGTTTTTCGTGTTCCAGTCGGTTTTCACCTGGGCCGGTCCTGCGATGGATTATGTCGAGTCGGGGCAGGGCGTCGTGGAAGAGGCTGCTCAGGCACTGGTGGGGCCGGGGCCGTTACGAAGTCTGCTGGTGGATGGTGTGATTGCCGGGGTCGGTGGTGTGCTGATCTTCCTTCCGCAGATTGTGATTTTATACTTCTTTATCGCTGTGCTGGAAGACAGTGGTTATATGGCACGGGCGGCCTATATTATGGACCGCCTGATGCGGAGTCTGGGGTTAAGTGGTAAATCGTTTATCCCGCTGATGTCTTCGTTCGCGTGTGCCGTACCCGGGATTATGGCAACACGTGTGATCGAAAACCGGCACGAGCGACTCACGACGATCCTGGTGGCGCCCTTGATGAGCTGTTCGGCCCGCTGGCCCGTCTATACGCTGTTTATCGCCGCGTTCATTCCGAACATTGTGTACTTCTCCATCGCGGGAAGTCCGCTTGTGTCGCTGCAGGGGGTTGTGTTGTTTGCCATGTCCTCCATCGGGGCGTTGATTGCGATTCCGGTCGCCTGGTTCCTGAAGCGGATCTGCTTTAAAGGAGAGGTAGCCCCCTTTGTGATGGAACTGCCCGGGTACAAATGGCCTTCGCCGCGGCACGTCTTTTACCGGGTTTATAACCGGGCCAAGTCCTTCGTGGTCAAGGCGGGTACGTTGATCTTTGCGACTTCGATTCTGATCTGGGCTGCGGGTTATTTCCCCGGGGACCACACAGAGCAGTTTAAAGTAGAAACCCGTCTCGAGGCGATCGATACTGAAATCGGTGAGATCGAGACGCAGCTGGCTTCTGCAGAGGAGTTGGAACCTGCCGCTCTGAAGGGGCTGGAAGGACAGCAGGCTGAACTCTCCGCAGAACAGGAAGTACTGGCAGAAAAGCAGAATCAGATCAGCAGCGAATTGGTGGAAAACAGTTTTCTGGGACAGGCCGGGCATTTCATTGCCCCCGTCGTCAAGCCCCTGGGCTGGGACTGGAAAATCGGCGTGGGGGTGATTGCCTCGTTCCCGGCACGGGAAGTGATTATTTCGACATTGGGGACAATTTACAGCCTGGGAGGGGATGTAGGTGAAGATGATGAAGGCTTGATCGGCTCGATTCGTTCTGCGACCTGGCCTGACGGGAGTAAGGTCTTCAATATCCCCGTGGCTGTTTCCATCATGGTGTTTTTTGCCTTGTGTGCCCAGTGTGCCGCAACACTGATGGTCATGCGTCGCGAAACCAACAGCTGGTTCTGGCCAGTGGTCTCCTTCACGTATATGACTACGCTGGCTTACCTGGGAGCCTTGCTGAGTTACCAGGTCGGAATGCTGTTGATATAA
- the deoC gene encoding deoxyribose-phosphate aldolase: protein MDDQYYKIAKMIDHSLLSPILTVPELEAGCQLALAYDVASVCIMPFYLKRCAEILEHSQVEPSTTVGFPHGGHAMIVKLREAEQALEDGCTELDVVVNLSRVLSEDWKYVETEIGLLTRTAHQAGQKIKVIFENCYLADKHKIELCRICTAVNVDWVKTSTGYGTGGATLEDLKLMRENSPPPVQVKAAGGIRTLDKLLEVRDLGVSRVGASATRSILDTCRERLKLPAITF from the coding sequence ATGGATGACCAGTACTACAAGATTGCAAAAATGATCGATCATTCCCTGTTGAGTCCGATCCTGACTGTGCCGGAACTGGAGGCCGGTTGCCAGCTGGCACTGGCATACGATGTGGCCAGCGTGTGTATCATGCCGTTTTATCTGAAACGCTGCGCAGAAATTCTGGAACATTCCCAGGTGGAACCCAGCACGACGGTCGGTTTTCCGCACGGAGGGCATGCGATGATTGTCAAGCTGCGTGAAGCAGAGCAGGCGCTGGAAGATGGCTGCACCGAACTGGATGTTGTGGTGAACCTGTCCCGCGTGTTGAGTGAAGACTGGAAATACGTTGAGACGGAAATTGGTCTGCTGACCAGAACAGCACATCAGGCAGGTCAGAAGATCAAAGTGATTTTTGAAAACTGTTATCTGGCCGACAAACACAAAATTGAGCTGTGTCGGATCTGCACCGCAGTCAATGTGGACTGGGTTAAAACCTCGACCGGTTATGGTACGGGAGGCGCCACCCTGGAAGATCTGAAACTGATGCGGGAAAATTCACCGCCACCCGTACAGGTGAAGGCGGCAGGCGGAATTCGCACGCTGGATAAACTGCTGGAAGTCCGGGACCTGGGAGTCAGTCGCGTGGGAGCCAGTGCCACCCGCAGCATACTGGATACGTGCCGCGAGCGGCTGAAACTGCCTGCGATTACATTTTGA
- a CDS encoding FeoA family protein: MTLNQIVKGQIARITNISGEDAISIRLMEMGLIDGERIQLLGKAPLGDPLEFAIRGYRLSLRLNEARCVEVELV; the protein is encoded by the coding sequence ATGACATTAAACCAGATCGTAAAAGGCCAGATCGCGCGTATTACCAACATTTCCGGTGAAGATGCGATTTCTATCCGTTTGATGGAAATGGGATTGATCGACGGTGAGCGGATCCAGTTGCTGGGAAAGGCTCCCCTGGGAGATCCATTGGAATTTGCGATTCGCGGCTATCGGCTGTCACTGCGTCTGAATGAAGCCAGATGCGTTGAAGTCGAGCTCGTTTAA
- a CDS encoding type II secretion system F family protein, which translates to MDQTLIISIAAFLGMVAFVGAIMFVFKDFSSSKAEDRLAVITGQKKVTEESASLLKEEIVKGGVASLSDRISEWFEKFGNLKLLLEQAEAPFKADTFLLMTAVSASLGFAIAWFTNAPVPLCPVAGLGTGAMPFMWLLFRRNRRFKKFAQQLPDALELVGRALRSGHSLASGLSVVVQEMPAPISTEFAMAYEEQNLGVPIDVALKSMLKRMPNLDLKFFVTAVVIQRQAGGDLAEILDKIGYIIRQRFKIMGQVQALTGEGRISGVVLMALPIALFFAVYYLNPDYVMLLFTDELGRKMIAGGIVLQVLGAVWIKKIINIKI; encoded by the coding sequence ATGGATCAGACACTTATCATCTCAATCGCTGCATTTCTGGGGATGGTGGCTTTTGTCGGAGCGATCATGTTCGTCTTCAAGGATTTTTCGTCCAGCAAGGCGGAAGATCGCCTGGCCGTGATTACCGGTCAGAAGAAAGTCACCGAAGAATCGGCTTCCTTGCTGAAAGAGGAAATCGTCAAGGGAGGGGTCGCCAGTCTTTCGGATCGAATCTCGGAGTGGTTTGAGAAATTTGGCAATCTGAAACTGTTGCTGGAACAGGCAGAAGCTCCCTTCAAGGCAGATACGTTTCTCCTGATGACAGCTGTCTCCGCATCCCTGGGGTTTGCAATTGCCTGGTTTACTAATGCGCCGGTACCGCTCTGTCCCGTAGCAGGACTGGGAACGGGGGCAATGCCGTTCATGTGGCTCTTGTTCCGCAGGAACCGGCGATTCAAGAAATTTGCCCAGCAGTTGCCGGATGCCCTGGAGCTGGTGGGGCGTGCCTTGCGTTCCGGTCACAGTCTGGCATCGGGCTTAAGCGTTGTCGTTCAGGAAATGCCGGCGCCGATTTCGACCGAATTCGCAATGGCCTATGAAGAACAGAACCTGGGGGTGCCCATTGACGTTGCTCTCAAAAGCATGTTGAAACGGATGCCGAACCTCGACCTGAAATTCTTTGTGACCGCGGTGGTTATTCAACGACAGGCTGGGGGAGACCTGGCTGAGATCCTCGACAAAATTGGCTATATTATCAGGCAGCGTTTTAAGATTATGGGGCAGGTGCAGGCGCTGACCGGTGAAGGTCGTATCAGTGGTGTCGTACTGATGGCTCTACCGATTGCGTTGTTCTTTGCCGTGTACTATCTGAATCCGGATTATGTGATGTTGCTGTTTACGGATGAACTGGGGCGCAAAATGATCGCAGGCGGAATTGTACTGCAGGTCCTGGGGGCAGTCTGGATCAAGAAGATTATTAATATCAAGATTTGA
- a CDS encoding sugar phosphate isomerase/epimerase family protein gives MQLGFVTAILPDYDLKQVFQAASEIGYDCVEVMCWPEGKDARRYAGITHISAEDFTKSDVTTIHQLADEFGISISALGYYPNPLTPDLEEAQKYVEHIQKVISASRMLGINRMNTFIGRDWRKSVDENWPRFLETWPEIIQFAEQQEVRIGIENCPMSFTKDEWPGGKNLACTPAIWQRMYADIPSEYFGLNYDPSHLVWMHMDYLAPIRDFADRIFHVHAKDVRVDQHRLDQVGILAHPLEYHTPKLPGLGQVEWGSFFSQLNEIGYQGPVCVEVEDRAYEDSTESCLAALRQCHTYLRNFIPVRA, from the coding sequence ATGCAACTGGGGTTTGTCACCGCTATTTTACCTGATTACGATTTGAAACAGGTGTTTCAGGCTGCGTCTGAAATCGGTTATGACTGTGTGGAAGTCATGTGCTGGCCTGAGGGGAAGGATGCCCGGCGCTATGCTGGAATTACTCATATTTCAGCCGAAGATTTTACCAAATCAGACGTCACGACCATTCATCAGCTGGCAGACGAGTTCGGGATCTCGATCAGTGCGCTGGGCTATTATCCGAATCCACTGACGCCGGACCTGGAAGAAGCGCAGAAATACGTGGAGCATATTCAGAAAGTCATCTCGGCTTCCCGCATGCTGGGGATCAACCGGATGAATACATTCATCGGTCGTGACTGGAGAAAGTCGGTCGATGAGAACTGGCCCCGGTTCCTGGAGACCTGGCCTGAGATCATTCAATTTGCCGAACAGCAGGAGGTCCGGATCGGGATTGAAAACTGCCCGATGTCTTTTACAAAGGATGAGTGGCCTGGGGGAAAGAATCTGGCCTGCACTCCGGCGATCTGGCAACGGATGTATGCCGATATCCCGAGCGAATATTTCGGTTTGAACTACGATCCCTCCCATCTGGTCTGGATGCACATGGACTATCTGGCACCGATTCGTGACTTTGCCGATCGGATATTTCACGTGCATGCCAAGGACGTGCGTGTGGATCAGCATCGCCTGGATCAGGTCGGGATTCTGGCGCATCCACTCGAGTATCATACCCCTAAACTTCCCGGGCTGGGTCAGGTCGAGTGGGGAAGTTTCTTTTCCCAGCTCAATGAAATTGGCTATCAGGGACCTGTGTGTGTGGAAGTCGAAGATCGGGCCTATGAGGATTCGACAGAATCCTGTCTGGCAGCGTTACGACAATGCCATACCTATCTCCGTAACTTTATTCCAGTCAGAGCGTGA
- a CDS encoding DUF1559 family PulG-like putative transporter: protein MKSVLLKRKRGFTLIELLVVIAIIAILIALLLPAVQQAREAARRSQCKNNLKQIGLALHNYHDNFRTFPPGAVRRTYGSGVQSWVTSQLGWIPRILPFLDQAPLYNKINWEMEHGVSAAPNNSIRRQKLTVVRCPSDSSRQPSGTYGPTNYMACRGQSRTAGNNSSNSVFSMNSRVRIRDIEDGTSNTMMVSETFASAPMCSELPASNGTCNAVCATKYGNYTSGAQQGYSWMWAQQYHSHYYSTTYTPNPKFPDCGAGSGSTTATVSARSKHVGGVHVLMGDGAVRFASSNIDLNTWRHLGNHQDGNVIGEW, encoded by the coding sequence ATGAAAAGCGTGTTGCTCAAACGGAAAAGAGGTTTCACCCTGATCGAGTTGCTGGTAGTGATTGCTATCATCGCTATCTTAATCGCCTTATTATTGCCAGCAGTTCAACAGGCTCGTGAAGCCGCTCGCCGTTCGCAGTGTAAAAACAATCTGAAACAGATTGGTCTGGCTCTGCACAATTACCATGACAACTTCCGGACGTTCCCTCCCGGTGCCGTCAGAAGAACTTATGGCTCTGGTGTGCAATCCTGGGTCACCAGTCAGCTGGGTTGGATTCCCCGTATTCTCCCCTTCCTGGACCAGGCACCACTCTACAACAAAATCAACTGGGAAATGGAGCATGGTGTCAGCGCAGCTCCTAACAACAGCATCCGTAGACAGAAACTGACGGTCGTCCGCTGTCCCAGTGATTCGTCCCGGCAACCTTCTGGAACCTATGGCCCCACGAACTACATGGCCTGTCGCGGACAATCCAGAACAGCGGGAAACAATTCCTCCAATTCCGTTTTCAGTATGAACAGTCGCGTTCGCATTCGTGATATTGAAGATGGAACCTCGAATACCATGATGGTCTCGGAAACATTCGCCAGCGCTCCCATGTGTAGCGAACTGCCTGCCAGCAATGGCACCTGTAATGCTGTTTGTGCCACGAAGTATGGGAACTACACCTCAGGTGCCCAGCAGGGGTATTCCTGGATGTGGGCACAACAGTACCACTCCCATTACTACAGCACGACTTACACTCCCAACCCCAAATTCCCTGACTGTGGAGCAGGCAGTGGTTCCACAACGGCCACCGTCTCCGCTCGCAGTAAGCACGTAGGGGGAGTCCATGTACTGATGGGTGATGGAGCAGTCCGATTCGCTTCCTCAAATATCGATCTGAATACCTGGAGACATCTGGGGAATCACCAGGATGGAAATGTGATTGGTGAATGGTAA
- a CDS encoding type II secretion system F family protein — protein MDFVQLLPWAIFGMVIVAVIALVNKLSSDKSRANERLDELRNPHLRNGGDEGASASSILEKAAPALSKALTPKSELEENQLKVRLANAGYNSENAPSIFLSLKVALGLLGVLIGSGYGFYNFGMTQNGWTSLVIAGGIGFYLPEIVLRLMCKARIERIFLSLPDALDLLVVCVEAGLGLDAAMRRVSEELLETAPDVCNEFALCNLQLQMGRPRREVLHDLGIRSGVDDMRALSAILIQADKFGSSIAQALRVQSDSMRVKRSQLAEEQAAMTAVKMIFPLVLFIFPGIFVVLVGPAAIMMINGLLSS, from the coding sequence ATGGATTTTGTTCAATTGTTACCATGGGCTATCTTCGGAATGGTGATCGTGGCTGTGATCGCCCTGGTCAATAAACTCAGTTCCGATAAATCACGGGCCAATGAACGACTGGATGAATTACGCAACCCACATCTGCGCAATGGCGGGGATGAGGGCGCCTCTGCCAGTTCCATTCTGGAGAAAGCTGCGCCTGCTCTTTCTAAAGCGCTGACACCCAAGTCCGAACTGGAAGAGAACCAGTTGAAAGTGCGCCTGGCAAACGCCGGTTACAATTCTGAGAATGCGCCTTCCATCTTTCTCTCGCTGAAAGTCGCGCTGGGATTACTGGGAGTGCTGATCGGCTCCGGATATGGCTTTTATAATTTTGGTATGACTCAAAACGGCTGGACTTCGCTGGTAATTGCCGGCGGGATTGGCTTCTATCTTCCTGAAATCGTCTTGCGTCTGATGTGTAAGGCGCGGATCGAGCGTATTTTCCTGTCGCTGCCAGATGCACTGGACCTGCTCGTGGTCTGTGTGGAAGCCGGGCTGGGCCTGGATGCGGCGATGCGGCGTGTTTCTGAAGAGTTGCTGGAGACGGCCCCCGATGTCTGTAATGAATTTGCATTATGTAATCTGCAGTTACAGATGGGACGTCCCCGCCGTGAAGTGTTGCACGATCTGGGAATTCGTAGTGGTGTGGACGATATGCGGGCTCTGTCGGCAATCCTGATCCAGGCTGACAAGTTCGGATCCTCGATTGCCCAGGCGTTGCGTGTCCAGTCTGACAGCATGCGCGTGAAGCGAAGTCAACTGGCCGAAGAACAGGCTGCGATGACCGCGGTTAAAATGATTTTCCCGCTCGTGCTCTTCATTTTTCCCGGCATTTTCGTGGTGCTGGTCGGTCCCGCTGCGATCATGATGATCAATGGTCTGCTATCCAGTTAA
- a CDS encoding DUF1559 domain-containing protein, with protein MEKVLLKKKRGFTLIELLVVIAIIAILIALLLPAVQQAREAARRSQCKNNLKQIGLALHNYHDNFQCFPPGDVRRTYGSGVQSWVTSQLGWIPRILPFLDQAPLYNQINWEMEHGVSAAPNSNIRKEKLPVLRCPSDSSRQPDGNYGPTNYMACRSLALTSDTLVSNISGSNQDVNSMFRMNGLVRIRDVEDGTTNTMMVSETFASAPMCSEVPSNNSCATTCATVYGGNTSGAQQGYSWMWAQQYQSHYYCTVYTPNSKIPDCGAGSSSTNALLSARSKHVGGVHVLLADGSIRFASDNIDINIWRNLGNFNDANVLGEW; from the coding sequence ATGGAAAAAGTGTTGCTCAAGAAGAAGCGTGGGTTCACGCTCATCGAACTGCTGGTTGTCATTGCAATTATCGCGATCTTAATTGCACTTCTTTTACCAGCTGTTCAGCAGGCACGCGAAGCAGCGCGCCGTTCTCAGTGTAAAAACAATCTGAAACAGATTGGTCTCGCACTGCACAACTACCATGATAACTTTCAGTGTTTCCCCCCGGGAGACGTACGCAGGACGTATGGTTCCGGCGTCCAGTCCTGGGTCACCAGCCAGTTGGGCTGGATCCCCCGCATCCTGCCCTTCCTGGATCAGGCACCGCTTTACAACCAGATTAACTGGGAAATGGAACATGGCGTCAGCGCAGCTCCCAACAGTAATATCCGCAAGGAGAAACTACCGGTCCTCCGCTGCCCCAGCGATTCATCTCGACAGCCTGACGGAAATTATGGTCCCACCAACTACATGGCTTGTCGCAGCCTGGCTCTGACTTCTGATACCCTGGTGAGTAACATTTCTGGTTCCAATCAGGATGTAAATTCCATGTTCAGAATGAATGGCCTGGTCAGAATTCGCGATGTGGAAGACGGGACCACCAACACCATGATGGTCTCAGAAACCTTTGCCAGTGCTCCCATGTGTAGCGAAGTTCCCAGCAATAACAGTTGCGCCACGACATGTGCTACCGTCTATGGAGGCAACACCTCAGGTGCACAACAGGGCTATTCCTGGATGTGGGCACAACAGTATCAATCGCACTATTATTGTACGGTTTACACCCCCAACTCCAAAATTCCCGACTGCGGTGCAGGATCGAGTTCCACGAATGCGCTCCTGTCTGCTCGCAGTAAACACGTCGGGGGAGTTCATGTTCTGCTCGCTGATGGTTCCATCCGGTTCGCATCAGATAACATCGACATCAACATCTGGCGTAACCTGGGGAACTTCAATGATGCTAACGTCCTGGGTGAATGGTAA
- a CDS encoding DUF1559 family PulG-like putative transporter, with protein MKKMLLTKKRGFTLIELLVVIAIIAILIALLLPAVQQAREAARRSTCKNNLKQIGLALHNYHDNFKMFPPGDIRDFYSGLNSWSTSQITWMGRILPFIDQAPLYNKINFERAPGTGGSNASVRKTKLPVYRCPSDSSRQPNGGYAPTNYLACRGTEGNSGRDDTESMFSINSRMRIRDVDDGTSNTMMVSETFASAPLCSQQPSNSSEVGTCPASCQTGSKYTGSYQQGYSWFYGQKYESHYYGTVYNPNNKNMPDCGGGSSTTGALLAALSKHVGGVHVLMADGAVRFASNNINNQTWRYVGHPQDNNVLGEW; from the coding sequence ATGAAGAAAATGTTGCTCACGAAGAAACGAGGGTTTACCCTCATCGAATTGCTGGTCGTAATTGCCATCATCGCGATTCTGATTGCGTTACTGTTGCCGGCTGTCCAACAGGCACGGGAAGCAGCCCGACGTTCAACGTGCAAAAACAATCTGAAGCAGATTGGCCTGGCACTGCACAATTACCACGACAATTTCAAGATGTTTCCACCAGGGGACATCCGAGACTTTTACAGTGGTCTTAATTCATGGTCCACCAGCCAGATCACCTGGATGGGCCGTATCCTCCCCTTCATCGACCAGGCGCCGCTCTACAACAAGATTAACTTTGAACGAGCTCCTGGTACAGGTGGCTCGAATGCCAGTGTCAGAAAAACGAAACTCCCGGTATACCGTTGCCCGAGTGATTCTTCTCGTCAGCCCAATGGTGGTTATGCGCCGACAAATTATCTGGCTTGCCGCGGTACGGAAGGGAACTCGGGGCGCGATGATACCGAATCCATGTTTAGTATCAATAGCCGGATGCGAATCCGCGATGTGGATGATGGCACATCGAATACCATGATGGTCTCGGAAACATTTGCCAGTGCCCCTTTGTGTAGCCAGCAACCCTCAAACTCTTCTGAGGTTGGTACCTGTCCGGCCAGCTGCCAGACCGGCTCGAAGTACACAGGTAGCTATCAGCAGGGCTACTCTTGGTTCTACGGGCAAAAGTACGAATCTCATTACTACGGAACGGTTTATAATCCGAATAATAAGAACATGCCCGACTGTGGAGGTGGTTCAAGTACAACAGGAGCCCTGCTGGCAGCTCTCAGTAAGCACGTAGGTGGCGTGCATGTCCTGATGGCCGATGGGGCAGTCAGATTTGCCTCCAATAATATCAACAACCAGACTTGGAGATATGTGGGACATCCCCAGGACAATAATGTGCTCGGCGAATGGTAA
- a CDS encoding DUF1559 family PulG-like putative transporter — MKKTLLAKKRGFTLIELLVVIAIIAILIALLLPAVQQAREAARRSQCKNNLKQIGLALHNYHDNFRMFPPGDVRRTYGSGVQTWTTSMLGWIPRILPFLDQAPLYNQINWEMETGVSATPNSNLRKVKLPVVRCPSDSSRQPSGSYGPTNYMACRGTTMNTTSNKGTSMFWNNSNTRIRDIEDGTSNTLMVSETYASAKLCSEQPTGTNGTCPTTCTEYTGGTQQGFSWFYGVNYEGTYFGTRYTPNNPQPDCGGGSSSQAAHLAARSKHVGGVHVLLGDGAIRFASSNIDSTIWINLGNPQDGNVIGEW, encoded by the coding sequence ATGAAAAAAACGTTGCTCGCTAAGAAGCGTGGTTTCACGCTGATCGAACTGCTGGTGGTGATTGCAATCATCGCTATCTTAATCGCTCTACTGTTGCCGGCAGTTCAACAGGCGCGCGAAGCTGCCCGCCGCTCGCAGTGCAAAAACAATCTGAAACAGATTGGTCTCGCATTGCATAATTATCATGACAACTTCCGCATGTTTCCCCCGGGCGATGTGCGACGTACCTATGGCTCCGGTGTGCAGACCTGGACTACCAGCATGCTTGGCTGGATCCCCCGGATTCTGCCCTTCCTGGATCAGGCACCACTTTACAACCAGATCAACTGGGAAATGGAGACCGGCGTCAGCGCTACTCCTAACAGCAACCTCCGCAAGGTGAAACTCCCGGTAGTACGTTGTCCCAGTGATTCTTCCCGTCAACCTTCGGGAAGCTATGGTCCCACCAACTACATGGCCTGTCGTGGTACCACCATGAATACCACCAGCAACAAAGGGACTTCGATGTTCTGGAATAACAGTAATACCAGAATCCGGGACATTGAAGATGGAACTTCAAATACCCTGATGGTTTCTGAGACCTATGCCAGTGCCAAGCTCTGCTCCGAGCAACCTACTGGCACGAATGGCACCTGCCCGACAACCTGCACCGAATACACGGGCGGAACGCAGCAGGGCTTCTCCTGGTTTTATGGGGTGAACTACGAAGGAACTTACTTCGGTACCAGGTATACGCCTAACAATCCTCAACCCGACTGTGGCGGTGGTTCCAGTTCGCAGGCAGCCCATCTGGCAGCCCGCAGTAAACACGTTGGTGGCGTGCATGTCCTGCTCGGAGATGGTGCCATCCGTTTTGCCTCGAGCAATATCGATTCAACGATCTGGATCAACCTGGGGAATCCCCAGGATGGTAACGTGATCGGTGAATGGTAA